In the genome of Thioalkalivibrio sp. XN279, one region contains:
- the flhB gene encoding flagellar biosynthesis protein FlhB, whose product MSEQDTSQERTEQATPKRLQDAKKKGQAPRSRELNTTAVVLTGAAALLLFGGPIGTGMIDAMRAGLTMPRDLAFETALLPAVLGEAGMAALWLLAPVFVAVLIAALAGPAMLGGLVFSAEAMKPKLDKLNPLKGLKRIFSANGLMEFAKTLAKFIVVTGAGFLVLRHIGPDLLTAGDNDLRTAIPGLARTICWVLLVLGSVLLLIAAVDVPFQLWTHSKQLRMTRQEVRDEMKETDGRPEVKGRIRRIQMEMAQRRMMAAVPAADVVVSNPTHFSVALKYESSGMSAPRVVAKGVDETALRIREAAAEAGVPRLEAPPLARALYYTTPLDEEIPEELFLAVARVLAWIYQLRAAAPGDPVPELAEFDVPEHLTRRRPGKRI is encoded by the coding sequence ATGAGCGAGCAGGACACCAGCCAGGAACGCACAGAACAAGCGACGCCGAAGCGCCTCCAGGACGCGAAGAAAAAAGGCCAGGCGCCGCGCTCGCGCGAGCTCAACACCACGGCCGTGGTGCTGACCGGCGCGGCGGCACTGCTGCTTTTCGGCGGCCCCATCGGCACCGGCATGATCGACGCCATGCGCGCCGGCCTGACGATGCCGCGGGACCTGGCCTTCGAAACGGCCTTGCTCCCGGCGGTGCTCGGCGAGGCGGGCATGGCGGCGCTCTGGTTGCTTGCCCCGGTGTTCGTCGCGGTGCTCATCGCTGCGTTGGCCGGCCCCGCGATGCTGGGCGGGCTGGTGTTCAGCGCCGAGGCCATGAAGCCCAAGCTGGACAAGCTCAACCCGCTGAAGGGCCTGAAGCGCATTTTCTCGGCCAACGGCCTGATGGAATTCGCCAAGACGCTGGCCAAGTTCATCGTCGTCACCGGCGCCGGCTTCCTGGTCCTGCGCCATATCGGTCCCGACTTGCTTACCGCGGGCGATAACGACCTGCGCACGGCGATTCCCGGCCTGGCGCGGACCATCTGCTGGGTGCTGCTGGTGCTCGGCTCGGTGCTGCTGCTGATCGCGGCGGTCGACGTGCCGTTCCAGCTGTGGACGCACAGCAAGCAGCTGCGCATGACGCGCCAGGAAGTGCGCGACGAGATGAAGGAGACCGACGGGCGTCCGGAGGTGAAAGGCCGCATCCGCCGCATCCAGATGGAGATGGCGCAGCGGCGCATGATGGCCGCCGTGCCGGCCGCCGACGTGGTGGTGTCCAACCCGACGCACTTCTCTGTGGCGCTGAAGTACGAGTCCTCCGGAATGTCGGCACCGCGCGTGGTCGCCAAGGGCGTCGACGAGACGGCGCTGCGCATCCGCGAGGCGGCGGCCGAGGCGGGCGTGCCGCGGCTCGAGGCGCCGCCGCTGGCACGGGCGCTGTACTACACCACGCCGCTGGACGAGGAGATCCCCGAAGAGCTGTTCCTGGCGGTCGCCCGCGTGCTGGCGTGGATCTACCAGCTGCGCGCCGCCGCTCCGGGCGACCCGGTGCCTGAGCTGGCTGAATTCGATGTTCCCGAACACCTGACCCGCCGCCGGCCGGGCAAGAGGATTTGA
- the fliR gene encoding flagellar biosynthetic protein FliR, with translation MEFTAAQLDTWIAGLALSFMRIAALLLAAPLFGARSVPMQVRAGLALVIALMVQPLLPPPPEISLLSFSMVLAMLRELVIGAVAGFVLQMVFAALAIAGELVALGMGLGFASLVDPDSGVQVPVVGQFFVVLSTLLFLALDGHLVLLNFLVLSFRELPLAGGIRFADFAALADWGSVMFGHAVLIALPAVGSLLLANVAMGVVTRAAPQLNIFAVGFPMTLMLGFLVLWATVAALGARFSELLGEGFSVIGWWLGG, from the coding sequence ATGGAGTTCACCGCCGCACAACTCGACACCTGGATCGCCGGTTTGGCGTTGTCTTTCATGCGCATCGCGGCGCTGCTGCTGGCGGCGCCGCTGTTCGGCGCGCGCTCGGTGCCGATGCAGGTGCGCGCAGGACTGGCGCTGGTGATTGCGCTGATGGTCCAGCCGCTGCTGCCGCCGCCGCCGGAGATCTCGCTGCTGAGCTTCAGCATGGTGCTGGCGATGCTGCGCGAACTGGTGATCGGCGCGGTGGCCGGCTTCGTGCTGCAAATGGTGTTCGCCGCGCTGGCGATCGCCGGGGAGCTGGTGGCGCTGGGCATGGGGCTTGGCTTCGCCTCGCTGGTGGACCCGGACAGCGGCGTGCAGGTGCCTGTGGTCGGCCAATTTTTCGTGGTGTTGTCGACGCTGCTGTTCCTCGCGCTGGACGGCCACCTGGTGCTGCTGAATTTCCTGGTGCTCAGTTTCCGCGAACTGCCGCTCGCCGGCGGTATCCGTTTCGCCGACTTCGCTGCGCTGGCGGACTGGGGCAGCGTGATGTTCGGCCACGCTGTGCTCATCGCCCTGCCGGCCGTCGGCTCCTTGTTGCTGGCCAACGTGGCGATGGGGGTGGTCACCCGTGCGGCGCCCCAGCTGAACATTTTCGCCGTGGGTTTTCCCATGACCCTGATGCTCGGGTTCCTCGTCCTCTGGGCGACGGTGGCGGCCCTGGGCGCGCGCTTCAGCGAGTTGCTCGGCGAAGGTTTCAGCGTCATCGGCTGGTGGCTGGGAGGCTGA
- the fliQ gene encoding flagellar biosynthesis protein FliQ, with protein MSPELVMEIGRGALAVTVMLAAPMLAVALALGLVIGMVQAATQIQEMTLSFIPKLLGLVAVLAFGGHWMLRVIVDYSRELITSIPGLLH; from the coding sequence ATGTCCCCGGAGCTGGTCATGGAGATTGGCCGCGGCGCACTGGCCGTGACGGTGATGCTGGCGGCGCCGATGCTCGCAGTGGCCCTGGCGCTCGGTCTCGTCATCGGCATGGTGCAGGCGGCGACGCAGATCCAGGAGATGACATTGTCCTTCATCCCCAAGCTGCTCGGCCTGGTCGCCGTGCTGGCATTCGGCGGCCACTGGATGCTGCGCGTGATCGTGGACTACTCGCGCGAACTGATCACCTCCATCCCCGGCCTGCTGCACTGA
- the fliP gene encoding flagellar type III secretion system pore protein FliP (The bacterial flagellar biogenesis protein FliP forms a type III secretion system (T3SS)-type pore required for flagellar assembly.), whose protein sequence is MMRRALWRLLPVLPLLLSAWPGSAAAGNELELLSVATAEDGTQQYSVTLQVLLLMTLLSLVPAALIMTTSFTRIIVVLAILRQGMGTQQTPNNQVLIGLALFLSFFIMAPVLERIYEEAAKPYLEESLDAPAAIAAAGGPMREFMMSQVRAPDLELFASLGGHDGFESEADVPFSVLLPAFVTSELKTAFQIGFLLLLPFLIIDLVVAAVLMSMGMVMLSPLIISLPFKIMLFVLVDGWSLVMGTLAASFMAG, encoded by the coding sequence ATGATGCGCCGGGCCTTGTGGCGACTGCTGCCGGTGCTGCCCCTGTTGCTTTCTGCCTGGCCGGGCAGCGCGGCGGCCGGCAACGAGCTGGAGCTGCTCTCGGTAGCGACGGCGGAAGACGGCACGCAGCAGTACTCCGTGACGCTGCAGGTCTTGTTGCTGATGACGTTGCTGAGCCTGGTGCCGGCGGCGCTCATCATGACCACATCCTTCACGCGCATCATCGTGGTGCTGGCCATCCTGCGCCAGGGCATGGGCACGCAGCAGACGCCCAACAACCAGGTGCTGATCGGCCTCGCCCTGTTCCTGAGCTTTTTCATCATGGCGCCGGTGCTGGAGCGCATTTACGAGGAGGCCGCGAAGCCTTACCTCGAAGAGAGCCTGGACGCGCCGGCGGCCATCGCCGCGGCGGGCGGGCCGATGCGCGAGTTCATGATGTCGCAGGTGCGTGCGCCCGACCTCGAGCTGTTCGCCAGCCTCGGCGGCCACGACGGCTTCGAGTCCGAGGCCGACGTGCCGTTCTCGGTGCTGCTGCCCGCGTTCGTCACCAGCGAACTGAAGACGGCGTTCCAGATCGGTTTCCTGCTGCTGCTGCCCTTCCTGATCATCGACCTGGTGGTCGCCGCGGTGCTGATGTCCATGGGCATGGTGATGCTCTCGCCGCTGATCATTTCGCTGCCGTTCAAGATCATGCTGTTCGTGTTGGTCGACGGCTGGTCGCTGGTGATGGGCACGCTCGCCGCCAGCTTCATGGCGGGCTGA
- the fliO gene encoding flagellar biosynthetic protein FliO, with the protein MMRRFSLLLFAVCPAPVLAAASGAAPGVDGAAQAARVLGVLVLVVGLIFGLAALLRRHGGMQRRLPGAISVLSVASIGARERLLLVEVGGRQLLLGAAPGRIQTLLVLDEPVAPVEGAPGAPGFAAQLRTALGGMKGSGKP; encoded by the coding sequence ATGATGCGTCGCTTCTCATTGCTTCTGTTCGCCGTATGCCCCGCCCCGGTTCTCGCCGCTGCAAGCGGCGCGGCGCCGGGCGTGGATGGGGCGGCCCAGGCGGCCCGCGTGCTTGGCGTGCTGGTGCTGGTGGTCGGCCTGATCTTCGGGCTCGCAGCCCTGCTGCGGCGCCACGGCGGCATGCAACGGCGGCTGCCCGGCGCAATCAGCGTGCTGTCGGTCGCCTCGATCGGCGCGCGCGAACGGCTGTTGCTGGTGGAAGTGGGCGGGCGGCAGCTGCTGCTCGGCGCGGCGCCGGGCCGCATCCAGACCCTGCTGGTGCTGGACGAGCCGGTGGCTCCGGTCGAGGGCGCCCCGGGGGCGCCCGGTTTCGCGGCGCAACTGCGCACCGCCCTGGGCGGCATGAAGGGGAGCGGCAAGCCATGA
- the fliN gene encoding flagellar motor switch protein FliN — protein sequence MSEQNSAAMDDWAAAMAEQAVAEQAVTANAGRQAGNGHKPPGNGAGQPVTPAALEASGGPGNEDVNLEVVLDIPVTLSMEIGRAKVPIRNLLQLNQGSVVELERLVGEPMDVLVNGTLIAHGEVVVINEKYGIRLTDVISPAERVRKLR from the coding sequence ATGAGCGAGCAGAATTCCGCGGCGATGGACGACTGGGCGGCCGCCATGGCCGAGCAGGCCGTCGCCGAGCAGGCCGTCACGGCCAATGCCGGACGCCAGGCGGGCAACGGCCACAAGCCGCCGGGCAACGGCGCCGGCCAGCCCGTCACCCCGGCCGCCCTGGAGGCCTCGGGTGGCCCGGGCAACGAGGACGTCAACCTGGAGGTGGTGCTCGACATCCCGGTCACGCTGTCGATGGAGATCGGCCGCGCCAAGGTGCCGATCCGCAACCTGCTGCAGCTCAACCAGGGCTCGGTGGTGGAGCTCGAGCGGCTGGTCGGCGAGCCCATGGACGTGCTGGTCAACGGCACGCTGATCGCCCACGGCGAAGTGGTCGTGATCAACGAGAAATACGGCATCCGCCTCACCGACGTCATCAGCCCCGCCGAGCGCGTGCGGAAGTTGCGCTGA
- the fliM gene encoding flagellar motor switch protein FliM, with amino-acid sequence MSGQDLLSQDEIDALLHGVDDGSVDTDQELRAHDGVARAVDLSSQDRIVRGRMPTLEMINERFARHLRISLFNLLRRSAEISVSGVRLQKFGEYVHTLPVPTSLNLVRMRPLRGTALFVIDARLVFTLVDHFFGGGGRFHSKVEGREFTLTEGRVVRMVLDQAFHDLGEAWSPVLPVEFEFINAEVNPQFANIVSPSEVVVICSFRLELEGGGGDLHVTLPYSMVEPIRDLLDAGMQSDRSDGDGRWLKALREEVRLATVEVSSKLVEVELSVGELLRLKPGDVLPIEMPERVTLCAEQIPIFHGRFGHHQGRHAIQVLERARRDPVTNDIKQDIRKEQRT; translated from the coding sequence ATGAGCGGCCAAGACCTTCTCTCCCAAGACGAGATCGACGCCCTGTTGCACGGGGTGGACGACGGCAGCGTGGACACCGACCAGGAGCTGCGCGCGCACGACGGTGTCGCGCGCGCGGTGGACCTGTCGAGCCAGGATCGCATCGTGCGCGGCCGGATGCCGACGCTGGAAATGATCAACGAGCGCTTCGCGCGCCACCTGCGCATCAGCCTGTTCAACCTGCTGCGGCGCTCCGCCGAGATCTCGGTGAGCGGCGTGCGGCTGCAAAAGTTCGGCGAATACGTGCACACCCTGCCGGTGCCCACCAGCCTCAACCTTGTGCGCATGCGGCCGCTGCGCGGCACCGCGCTGTTCGTGATCGATGCGCGCCTGGTATTCACCTTGGTGGATCATTTCTTCGGCGGCGGCGGGCGCTTCCACTCCAAGGTCGAGGGCCGCGAGTTCACGCTGACCGAAGGCCGCGTGGTGCGCATGGTGCTCGACCAGGCCTTTCACGACCTCGGCGAGGCCTGGTCGCCGGTGCTGCCGGTCGAGTTCGAATTCATCAACGCCGAGGTCAACCCCCAGTTCGCCAATATCGTCAGCCCGAGCGAAGTGGTGGTGATCTGCAGTTTCCGGCTGGAGCTCGAGGGCGGCGGCGGCGACCTCCACGTGACGCTGCCTTACTCGATGGTCGAGCCGATCCGCGACCTGCTCGACGCCGGCATGCAGAGCGACCGCTCGGACGGCGACGGGCGCTGGCTCAAGGCGCTGCGGGAAGAAGTGCGCCTGGCCACGGTCGAGGTAAGCAGCAAGCTGGTCGAGGTCGAACTCAGCGTCGGCGAGTTGCTCAGGCTCAAGCCGGGCGACGTGCTGCCCATCGAGATGCCGGAGCGCGTGACCTTGTGCGCCGAGCAGATCCCCATTTTCCACGGGCGTTTCGGCCATCACCAGGGCCGGCACGCCATCCAGGTGCTGGAGCGCGCACGCCGCGATCCGGTGACCAATGACATCAAGCAGGACATCCGCAAGGAGCAGAGAACATGA
- a CDS encoding flagellar basal body-associated FliL family protein: protein MNEADQVVQDEMENEEGAVAAEAPAPRRRWPWLLVVVALLGAGGWLGWSRFFAAAPEAGPEAGSASAAPAVEPGRPAIVDAGSAEYLALEPPLVVNFAAGGQLRYLQVSVDLMAGNKKDLDLARRHEPALRHALIALFSERDYEALLTRAGKEALRQEALKTVQAELQQLAGRPLVADVYFSTFVMQ, encoded by the coding sequence ATGAATGAAGCGGACCAAGTCGTCCAGGACGAGATGGAGAACGAGGAGGGCGCCGTTGCAGCGGAAGCCCCTGCGCCGCGCCGGCGCTGGCCCTGGCTGCTCGTCGTCGTTGCGCTCCTCGGCGCTGGCGGCTGGCTTGGCTGGAGCCGGTTCTTCGCCGCCGCCCCCGAGGCCGGTCCCGAGGCCGGCAGCGCATCCGCCGCGCCGGCCGTCGAGCCGGGCCGGCCTGCGATCGTCGATGCCGGGAGCGCGGAATACCTCGCGCTGGAGCCACCGCTGGTGGTGAATTTCGCCGCCGGTGGCCAGCTGCGCTATCTCCAGGTGTCCGTGGACCTGATGGCGGGCAACAAGAAAGACCTCGATCTCGCGCGTCGCCACGAGCCGGCGCTGCGCCACGCGCTGATTGCGCTGTTCAGCGAGCGCGATTACGAGGCGCTGCTGACCCGTGCCGGCAAGGAAGCGCTGCGCCAGGAGGCGCTCAAGACCGTGCAGGCGGAACTGCAGCAGCTGGCCGGGCGCCCGCTGGTGGCCGACGTCTATTTCTCCACCTTCGTGATGCAATGA
- a CDS encoding flagellar hook-length control protein FliK — MSTPTLSPGMEVEPQQARPGRSARPEQPAQGGAVFARLLAGPAAAEGGPGDPAGPEDPASAGATPEPGEDTAPALLAPTGTQAAQQALPEALEVPLQRLLTAPEPVAAPASIALAARAPELAEILRATAATDTRTAPDGSGSLSRLLGILQVLHGVAPGMAVAAPGDRAPAASAATLMQALGVAEAAADAAGAGRAQVEASAARAAEAALSMLGPGGTAPASSSVAAGGMPTVSVSVPAGGPDWAEALGQRVLWMVRGKVQTAELRLNPPDLGAVEVRVRLEEDGLRLSFNAATAGARDALEQAAPRLREALEAEGFSLSGFDVDRHGADDSTEEEMTTAGDGDPAQLVEDGEESFLAQPLAAGGRGLVDTFV; from the coding sequence ATGAGTACCCCCACCCTGTCGCCCGGCATGGAGGTGGAGCCGCAGCAAGCACGGCCTGGCCGCAGCGCGCGTCCGGAGCAGCCGGCACAGGGCGGCGCAGTGTTCGCGCGCCTGCTCGCCGGCCCGGCGGCAGCGGAGGGTGGGCCGGGCGACCCGGCCGGTCCCGAAGATCCCGCCAGTGCTGGCGCCACCCCTGAACCCGGCGAGGACACGGCCCCAGCATTGCTTGCACCAACCGGCACGCAGGCTGCCCAGCAGGCCCTGCCCGAGGCGCTCGAGGTACCGTTGCAGCGACTGCTGACAGCACCGGAGCCGGTTGCCGCGCCCGCTTCTATTGCGCTGGCGGCGCGCGCCCCGGAGCTGGCGGAAATCCTGCGGGCCACCGCCGCCACGGATACGCGCACCGCGCCAGACGGCAGCGGTTCGCTGTCTCGGCTGCTCGGCATATTGCAGGTGCTGCACGGCGTGGCGCCCGGCATGGCCGTGGCGGCGCCCGGAGATCGTGCGCCCGCGGCTTCCGCGGCCACGCTGATGCAGGCCCTGGGCGTCGCGGAGGCGGCCGCGGACGCAGCTGGCGCGGGCCGGGCGCAGGTCGAGGCAAGCGCAGCGCGCGCTGCCGAAGCCGCGTTGAGCATGCTGGGACCGGGGGGAACGGCCCCGGCGTCGTCCTCAGTCGCAGCAGGAGGCATGCCGACCGTGTCGGTCTCCGTGCCGGCCGGCGGGCCCGACTGGGCCGAGGCGCTTGGCCAGCGTGTCCTGTGGATGGTGCGCGGCAAGGTGCAGACCGCCGAACTGCGGCTCAATCCGCCCGACCTGGGCGCGGTCGAGGTGCGGGTGCGCCTGGAAGAAGACGGGCTGCGCCTGTCGTTCAACGCCGCCACGGCGGGGGCGCGCGACGCGCTGGAGCAGGCCGCGCCACGCCTGCGCGAGGCCCTGGAGGCGGAGGGTTTTTCCCTGTCCGGATTCGATGTCGATCGACACGGCGCTGATGACAGTACCGAGGAAGAAATGACCACCGCCGGCGACGGCGATCCAGCGCAGCTGGTCGAGGATGGCGAGGAATCCTTCCTGGCGCAGCCGCTGGCGGCCGGCGGGCGCGGCCTGGTCGACACCTTCGTCTGA
- the fliJ gene encoding flagellar export protein FliJ: MQGELRSRRLEPMVRVADRREQAAVQEFGKAQEAMSAEESKLAELRAWWQEYADAVAQGACGGTALLRDGRLFLGQLSEAVNRQRVLVEHARGRLEAARAQWLALRMDREALEKVVTRFRAEEERAAQRSEQREQDECAARRAAGVRS; encoded by the coding sequence ATGCAAGGTGAATTGAGGAGCCGCCGGCTGGAGCCGATGGTGCGCGTGGCCGACCGCAGGGAGCAGGCCGCGGTGCAGGAATTCGGCAAGGCGCAGGAGGCGATGTCGGCGGAAGAGAGCAAGCTGGCCGAGCTCCGCGCCTGGTGGCAGGAGTATGCCGACGCCGTCGCCCAGGGTGCATGCGGCGGCACCGCGTTGCTGCGCGACGGCCGGCTGTTCCTGGGCCAGCTGAGCGAGGCGGTGAATCGCCAGCGCGTGCTGGTGGAACACGCGCGCGGCCGGCTCGAGGCGGCGCGCGCCCAGTGGCTGGCCTTGCGCATGGACCGCGAGGCGCTGGAGAAGGTCGTGACGCGGTTTCGCGCCGAAGAGGAACGCGCAGCCCAGCGCAGTGAACAACGTGAGCAGGACGAGTGCGCCGCACGGCGTGCCGCAGGAGTGCGATCATGA